The Cryptomeria japonica chromosome 9, Sugi_1.0, whole genome shotgun sequence DNA segment AATACTCATAAGTGCCAATATATAGAATATTTAAATGCTTCATTGATAATTTGCAAAATGAAATACCCTTGAATTCATAATTCAATGatttgccaaatcaaaatttcattacacaattaaaattcaaaataacaatCAATATTTAATAGTCTTCATATATTTCTTCATCAAAAGCTTCAAAgtcaacatttggttcaatttcatttgaactGCTCAATTAGAGTGCCACTTCCACTACTTGCATTACATGCAAAAGTTGCCTCATCTAGATAGACTTTGAGATGCTATACAACTATACAATCTAAATCAGCACCCTCAAGACTTAGATCCCAATTCTTGGTCACACCCTCATTGTATTTAGGTGTGTTATGTGACAAGAGACAAAGGTTGTAGTGTACATAAACCAAATCCTCAACTATTTTTGCACTCAAACGGTTGTGCTTAACCAAGTGGATGAAGGATTATATACTCCAATTATTTCATGGTCCTGCTCACCTGGGGGGAAAAGGCTGGCAGCTGGGATTAAAGGAGAAGCAAGCAGTGACAGGTATGTATGGGGGTAATTTTCTGAGTTAGTATTAAATATAACAGcagtaatttatatatattaaaatagtaTTTGTATATCATTAAACTTCTGTGTACAATCATAATTAAATTAGTGACATCAATATAATATTGGATGGGCAAATAACATACAATTGTTCAAACCAATGAAGcaataatcgtttggggaattaatcggcaaaacaaaagtataagattttttcaaaaaatcgggaaaaaatcaaatatacaaaaaaacgtaaaaaattgcaaaaaaacaatcaaaaactacttttttttaatattttagggtatttccatagcatagagatattgtggcaaataaaatagacacttgaacacatgaattgcaggaaatagattttccttgtttatattcatatcactgattacgttgcacaaaatatactacaccataaataatatctagatggtgatagatgtcaaaatgtcaattacaatatagtttgtgactttgaacaaagtcaacTTGTAAACTAAGTACAAAGTTCCAAAATAACAAATGTAggcaatgacatgctagagggcaGGAGGCCCTGATGATGAAGCTCCTGGGTAAGAGCCTGTCCTAATTCGTTCAACTCATTCAGGACCAAAGTTGGCTTGCCTCATGAGATCAAAATCTTCAGTCTCAAGTGGacgatcaacaacaacatcatcatcaacatcatcatcatcaacaacatcattagcAGCAATCAACTCACACTCTGGATATATCTCATTGAGGTCAATTGGCAAGCCTTCCTCAATAGTTCCTGATTTTGCCCATGTAGAAATTAGTGTTTCCCTTACAAGTGAAAAACACAATGAATAGTGAATACAATTTCAAAAATTgcaactatatattaatattcttaCCTTGAGCTTTCCTTATCTTCAAACAGAGGTTGTGATGAACAAATACTAGGTCATTCAGCTGTTGTTGTGATAGGCGGTTGCGTTTCTTGGAATGTATGTGTTCAAACACACTCCAATTACGCTCACAAGCTGAtgagctgcatggttggctcaaaatgtgCACTACCATCCACCTTAAATTTGGTATTTCGTCTCCAAAAGAAGCCCACCATGCagctgaaaaacacattatatggagatgatattgtaagactaagaatatcttataatcttaacaaacttaatgagcatgttggcaaaataaagagattgtcaaAAGTTTATAGAGTCTACCTGGTTGAATGGTCTTTCTGCTTTGTATAGCAGCCCTAGAAGAGAGAAAGCCCTTGGCATGCTTGTACACTTCCAACTCTATCGTAACCGCATCAAATTTTTCCAAGTCAAGAAACATTTTTTCCATGCACTTGAAGAAGCCTTGTTTGATCTCAACATCAATTTCCATGAAGTTAGTCTTATAGAATAACAAAGGATTGAGCAAGTATCCCGTAGCATGGAGAGGAGTGTGCATTTGTCCATCCCATCTCCTATCAAATATGTGCTACAACGACATATACCTATCCCTGTTATTTTTCAGCTTACTCCTTatcacctccttggccctatccatggcctcatacacaTCCCATGGGGGTTTATCCCCATCCACTAGTTTCAAGACTTTTACTAAAGGCTTTGAAAATTCTACAATCTGTTCAATAGATTCCCAAAAGGTGGTAGAATGCATATACTCTGCCACTGCTATGCCATTTGCTTGAGTTGTGAAACCAGACTCCATCCACTCAGCTGAAACAAACATTCGCCTCAAATTACCTTTTTGTTCACATAATGTTTGTAATGcaaggaaatatgttgcaaatcttgtcacTCCTGGTCGAACTAGCTCCTTGCCTCTTGTGAAAGAGCGCATTATAGCCAAAACCCTCGTGTGATTATAAACAAATTTGATAACCTTGTGAGCTTTTTGAAATGCCGCCTTaacccattcaatttttccaatgtcctctagggttagatcaaggcaatgtgcTGCACATGGTGTAAAAAACATGGAAGGGTATTTATCTGTTAGAAGTCTCCCTGCAGCAACACAAGCAGCAACATTGTCtgtgataaattgaaccacattttgtggccctacatCCGTAACTACCACGCcatacatctcaaacaatgcatttgtggatttcatcatattagatgcatccacagatttcaaaaaaactgtgccaatctcacaagagacaaggaagttaatgagagTTTGGTTCCTTCTATCTGTCCAATCATCTGACATGATTCTGCAACCAGTTCTAACCCACTGCAATCGATGTTGTTTAACATCTTGAACATCCTCTATTGCATCTTTCAGCATACCAACCCTCAATGATTCATAAGATGGGGCTTGAAACCCAGGACCTACAGctgcaatagcatctaccatgggttGCCAATATGGATTTTTGGAAGCATGGAATGCCGTGTGAGAGGAGTACCAATAATTAGCAATTGCCTTCTTTGCTTGTTCAGTGACAATTTTCCTCCATCTTGTACTCTCCAAAGTGTTTTGTGATCCTGGTGTAGTATGAGGTTGGAAGAAAGCATTAGTGTTTCCTCTACCTGTGTTTGGTCCACGTGCTATAGAATTATGTGTCGACCCAGATTCCCTGAAACCCCCATCTTCACCATCCTCACCCAAATCATGCATCCTAGGATTTGTAGAACTTGAACCTAGTTCAACCCCAATTTTTGCCTTTTTGGCCTTATTCTTAGCAATCCCTTCAAGAGATTGCTTTGCCTGATATGAGACATATGCAGGGCATTTTTTGTATATTTCGGTGTTATTTCCTCGTTCTTTTGACAAAtgccatttgaaacgataaattccACTACTGATCTCATCTTGACACCAATTGCACTTGACCTTCGTGCTACCAGGAATTGCTGTGCAATGTGTCCATGCAAAGTCTTTTTGACGTGGCATTGTGATCAAGAATCAATTCTACAAAAGAATTACACTCAGTTTTTAAATTTTGAGGGATCTAGGGTTGGGTTTGTGTATGTTAACGTTGGACATTCATCATGAAAACTGgacatttatattaaaattttcatttttttgtatattaaatGTTAATAACTTTAGAGAAAATGGCATTATGAATCTATGATAGattgtatatattaaatgaaaaTGACATTTTCATATATTAAAAGCTAAGAATATTTaacaaaaaatgaatttaatattactgtaaatgaaaatgtaaattctGATTACAGTTACTATTAAATACAAATTTTACTAATAATTAACACTATTAATATTTAATATGATTGTTAATATTACTgttaatgaaaatatttaatattattgttaATATTTACAAACAAAATATTTACTGTTAATTATTAGTAAATTTGTATTTATGCTTATTAAATATTTGTAAAATTATTATTACTAATATTTACTAAGCATATTTACTAATATTTACTAAATTATTATGCTTATTATTATGCTTACTAATTATTATGCTTATTAAATATTTACTATGCTTACTAATATTTACTAAATTATTATGCTTACtagatatttatttttaatatttacaaacaaaattatttACTATGCTTACTAATATTTACTGTTAATATTTATTATGCTTACTAATATTTACTAAATTATTATTACTAAATTAATATTACTAAATTAATATTTACTAATTGTTATGCTTATTAAATATTTACTGTTAATAATTAATAGTCATAAGACTCATAGCAGTAAATACAAATatgaatttttaatatttattaacaGTCATAAAATTGCAAAGAAAAAAACGATATTCACAAACAATTTTTTTCTGATTTGATGAATAAATCGATATTAAAAATTGCAaagaaatggagaagactaaatacCTGGAATTGCAGCTCCGAGAAAGATGAATTCTCCCATTGCCGCAATATGCAAAGTGCAAACCCTAATCTCGCAATCACCCACTGCCGTGAATTCTCCCACTACTGCGATATGCAAACCCTAATCTCGTAGTCACCCACTGTCGTGAATTCTCCCATTGCCGCGATATGCAAACCCTATCGCGTCGCGCAGATAAAAAGCAATTTTTTTTCTCATTTCGCGCCCTTTTTTGGCGACATTGGGGTTTTTCGCGGGCTCTTGATTTTATGCCGATTAATCGCGTGATTACTCCACGATTTAATCGAGTAAAAATCGTTGAAAAAAGTCAAAGATTAATACTTGCGATTTTCAGGAATTAATCGCCACTTTTGCCGATCCCCGATTAATCGGGTATAATCGCGTTTTTTTGGCAATCACTGCTTCTATGGTTCAAACAGTCTTAAGGCTACATTACTGTTAGACACTATGCATATTTATATTTGTTAATAAATCCGgaaatgaattagaaaatcaaattCAGTCTGCACAAAttgttataaatttataataatatGAACTCATACAATGCTAATAATATAAGGATTAGTGCAATGATTGACAAATAATGATTAATGCTGATATAAAGCAGAACTAACAAAAAGCATTGATACCAATCTAATATAAATCAGGGAGAACTGCTGATAAGGGTACCCTGTTAATATAATATAATTCCAGGAAAACTGCTGATAAGGGCACCCTGTAAATATAATTCAGGGAGAACAGCTGATAAGGGCACCTTGTAAATATAAATTAGGGAGAACTGCTATAAGGCACCCTACATAATAACATTGGTAGGGGAACTGCTGTATAGGGCACCCTACAAGACTACATTGGTAGGGGGAACTCCTGTCTAGGGCACCCTACATGGTTATATTGGTAGGGGAACTTTTGTATGGGGCACCCTACAAGACTTCATTGGTAGGGGAACTGCTGTATAGGGCACCCCACAAGACTACATTGGTAGGGGAAACTGCTGTCTAGGGCACCCTACATGGTTATATTAGAAGGGGGAACTGCTGCTTAAGACACCCTACATGATTATATTGGTAGGGGGAGCTGCTGCTTAAGGCACCCTACATGATAATATTGAGTAGGGGGAACTGTTGAACAAGACACCTTACATGATTATTTTCTCCACTATTATAATTTATGTTTCTGTTTCTGATATTGCTACATGATTCTTTGTTTATGTTATAGTTGCTTATATAATCATTCCCTAGTGTAAATTGTAGTACTTTCTAACTCTATTTTGCAGGTTTGACTATAGCAGAAGTTGAGGTACTTTCTCTTAATCCCTACATTGAGTTCTAAAACATCATAACTAGGATATTTTATTGAGGAACGTGTTTGATGTGTATTCGTTGCCTTATGCCTGACATATGTACTTCATGCCTTATGTGCATTTATGATTCATGACTTGCAGCTATTCAATGAGCATTCGTTTCATATTCCCAAAAATTTATATGTATGCCTTGAATGAATGgtcatatatttgtatgtatgcttCATGTCCtatatgccttatgtgtattcataTGGGTGTTTCACACCTCATGAGTATTCATATGTATGATTATGTCGTAGGTGTTTTCATGTGTATGACTCAGGCCATATGTATATTCAAGCCTTGCAATGTATATGTTTCATGTTCTACGTGTGTATGGATGCTTACGTATATGCCTAATGCTTTGCTCATTTTTATGTGCCTCACTTCTCTAATGTATACATCATGTGTGTTCATGTGAATGCTTCTTGCCTTAAGTATATTCATGCGTAGCCTCTATGTCCTATGTGTATACTTTATGTTTTACGTGTGTACTTATTGCCTTAAgtgtatacttcatgctttaagcGTATTCATGTGCTTTATGTATATTTCTCAAGTGTATACTCATGGTTTGCAGATATCTATTTGTTTACTATATGCTTGATGTATCTTCAACCTGATTGCTCCATCGTATACATGTATGTCTTAATGATTATGAGATTATTTTATGCTGTCATGTTTTCGGCATGATTACATCTTGCACCTTCCTAATGTATGCTTCATGTACTCTTTACTACTTGTATTCATGTGATTACTTCATGTCTGATATGCTTTCAGCATGTATGCCTTGTGTCTTTATGTGTGCCCCATAACGGATGTGTCTTCAGCTTGTTCACTCCATGAGTACTTTTCTTATATATGCTTCAAATGTACCTTAGGTGCATTTGTGTATTGCTTCAGGCcttacatattttttttttaagaaaagtgCATATTTCATGCCCTAGTGTGTTTTACTTTGTGGTTTACGTGAATGCTCCATGCCTTATGTACATTACTTCATGTTTACATGAGTGT contains these protein-coding regions:
- the LOC131051701 gene encoding uncharacterized protein LOC131051701, which gives rise to MPRQKDFAWTHCTAIPGSTKVKCNWCQDEISSGIYRFKWHLSKERGNNTEIYKKCPAYVSYQAKQSLEGIAKNKAKKAKIGVELGSSSTNPRMHDLGEDGEDGGFRESGSTHNSIARGPNTGRGNTNAFFQPHTTPGSQNTLESTRWRKIVTEQAKKAIANYWYSSHTAFHASKNPYWQPMVDAIAAVGPGFQAPSYESLRVGMLKDAIEDVQDVKQHRLQWVRTGCRIMSDDWTDRRNQTLINFLVSWPQNVVQFITDNVAACVAAGRLLTDKYPSMFFTPSEWMESGFTTQANGIAVAEYMHSTTFWESIEQIVEFSKPLVKVLKLVDGDKPPWDVYEAMDRAKETNFMEIDVEIKQGFFKCMEKMFLDLEKFDAVTIELEVYKHAKGFLSSRAAIQSRKTIQPAAWWASFGDEIPNLRWMVVHILSQPCSSSACERNWSVFEHIHSKKRNRLSQQQLNDLVFVHHNLCLKIRKAQGTIEEGLPIDLNEIYPECKSKGADFERIPLHYQTWSNNSKFGEDQTLMRISKF